AATGTTGGATGTTTCCTGACAGGGAATaattttccagaattttctctcgcagcctctcctccccggGGCACAGCACACAAACATGGGATGGGCCGAAGTTGGCCGATGTCCCCAGGGATCGGTGGCCAATGTCCCCAGGGATCAGTGGCCATCCCCAGGGATCGGTGGCCATCCCCAGGGATCAGTGGCCATCCCCAGGGATCGATGGCCAGCGTCCCCAGGGATCAGTGGCAATGTCCCCAGGGATCGATGGCCAATGTCCCCAGGGATCAGTGGCCATCCCCAGGGATCGGTTGCCATCCCCAGGGATCAGTGGCCAATGTCCCCAGGGATCAGTGGCCATCCCCAGGGATCAGTGGCCATCCTCAGGGATCAGTGGCCATCCCCAGGGATCGGTGGCCATCCCCAGGGATCAGTGGCCATCCCCAGGGATCGGTGGCCATCCCCAGGGATCGGTGGCCAATGTCCCCAGGGATCAGTGGCCATCCCCAGGGATCAGTGGCCATCCCCAGGGATCAGTGGCCATCCCCAGGGATCGGTGGCCATCCCCAGGGCTCGATGCCTGCCGGACCACGCTGGCTGCGCTCCTGAAATTCCACCGGCGCggctgcagccagcccctgctccctgcaggaatgCTCAGGAATGCCCACACCAGGATTTTTCGGGTCCGTTCCAGAGGCCGTGGAGGGGGACAGGGGTGGGATTTGGTCCCGCGGTGTTccagcacccccaaatccctttGGGGGCATACTCAGGAAAGATTTCTGCCTCCTAAACCGAGCCCCTGCTGTTTTCCCCTGCAGGGAGCAAAGCCTAACATCCACCTGATCCCAGAAGAGCCACAGCACTGGGACTGGGGTGGGAAGAGAAGTATTtggggaaaagcagaatttgccAGAGAGCTGGGAGAGTGGATCCCTCTTCTTTCCAGGATGAGCCAGGCGCACAATCAATCCCAACGGATTCTTCCTGCCGTGCCATGCTTAGCATAAATCCCATCCCTCCGTCCCCACACCTCTGCCAAGGATCCCAGCACTCCACTTACCCCCGGGAAGTGACGGACACCAAATTCCCCCAGACCCTCCAGGGGAAATTCCTGGTCCCCGGCCTGGGTCTGGCTCCGGGTGAGAATGAGGAGGGAATCCCGGCTGTCTCCACCCGGCCTCGGAGCGGAGGGAGCAGAAAAACAGCTGAGGATTCTGACAGCCGGATCTGTCACCGGGAGCGGGAGCTGAGTGGGCTCTGGCGGCGCTTTAAAAATAGCcggcaggattttttttttttgatcccAAAAGGCGAATTCcagtggggaggggaagggaggaggcagggagggcCGGGGCACGGAGTCCCTCAGAGCTGCCCCATCCTGAGGTTTCTCCAGGCTCTGGAAGGAGCAGTTTGGGAATGCAAAGTGCTGCTGGAGAGCCCGGGCATGCTCCTGTTCCACCGGCGCCCGAGAGTGAGCACTCCCCTCCTGCCTCCGCCAGCAGAGAGGTGGCAAAACAGGTGGAGAGGAGAGAGGTGTCCAGTGATGCTCCTCCTCTGGGATTCTCCATTCCAGagctttccctctccctcttttgGAGAACCTGGAGgtcctgggggtccctgggaGGTCCTGGCGGGCCCTGAGTGGTCCTGGAGGTCCCTTAGAGAGgtcctgggggtccctgggaGGTCCTGGAGGTCCCTTAGAGAGGTCCCGGAGGTCCCTGGGaggtcctgcagagccccagaCATTGAGAGGGGCAGACAAGGAACCACCTGGCTCAAAGGTCCAACCCAAATCCCACCGCTCTGGGCCGCTCCCAGCGCACTGGCTCGTGGATAAATCCCATCCCGAGCACCCGCTCTGGGGCCGGGCAGCTGGGGGCTAAAAAACCCccgggagcaggaggagccggACACCGCAGAGCCCTGCGCAGAGACCCCCAAGAGGTCGCAGGGCTGCCACGCTGGGCAATGGGTGCCACGGGGGGCTCGGCCACCAGCCGTCCCCCTgtgtgtccccccgtgtccccctgtgtgtccctgtgtgtcccccttgtccccccgtgtgtccccgtgtgtccctgtgtgtccccctTGTCCCcccatgtgtccctgtgtgtcctccttgtccccccgtgtgtccccgtgtgtccctgtgtgtcccccttgtccccccgtgtgtccccgtgtgtccctgtgtgtccccctTGTCCCCCCGAGTtcccccgtgtgtccctgtgtgtccccccATGTacccccgtgtgtccctgtgtgtccccccgtgtgtccctgtgtgtccctgtgtccccccgtgtgtccccctgtgtgtccctgtgtgtccctgtgtgtccctgtgtgtccctgtgtccccccgtgtgtccctgtgtgtccctgtgtgtcccctgtTTGTCCCCCATGTGTCCCCCCGTGTCGCCCATGTGTCCCCATGTGCcccatgtgtccctgtgtgtccccgcGTGTCCCCATGTTCTGccgtgtgtccccgtgtgtccccctTGTCCCTCCatgtgtcccccgtgtccccagggcccACACGGCCACGCCCACGCATCCCAGGCCACGCCCACAACGCcataaaagggaaaatgggCGTGGCCGATGCCGAGGGGCGTGGTGTCGGTGCGTAGGGGGCGTGTCCCACACAGCCCGCGGTGATTGGTCGGGCGGTGTCACGTGACGGCGGCGGGGCGATCCCGGGCGGTGTGACCGGAGCGGGCGGTgagagcggggccgggcccgagGGGAACCGGCGCCGGGCCCGAGGGGAACCGGGGCCGGGCCCGAGGGGAACCGGCGGCCACGGGAGCCTCTGGTGCTCCCGGGGGAGTCCTGTGGGGGGATCGGGGGCACCCGCCCGGGGTTGGGGGCTCTGGGCGCGGCCCCGGCTTGGGGAGGGCTGAGGGCGGGTCAGGCCTTTCTCTGCTGCTCGGAGACTCCGGTCCGAGCGTGAAGGCTTCCCGGGATATCCTCTCTGCCATTCCCGGGATGTCCCCTCTGCCATTCCCGGGATGTCCCCTCTGCCATTCCCGGGATATCCCCTCTGCCATTCCCGGGATATCCCCTCTGCATTCCCGGGATATCCCCTGTGCCATTCCCGGGATATCCCCTGTGTCATTCCCGGGATATCCCCTCTGCCATTCCCGGGATATCCCCTCTGCCATTCCCGGGACATCCCCTCTGCCATTCCCGGGATATCCCCTCTGCCATTCCGGGGATATCCCCTCTGCCATTCCCGGGATATATCCCCTCTGTCATTCCCAGGATATATCCCCTCTGCCATTCCCGGGATACCCCGCTCTGTTCCCGCAGGGCTCCCCAGACTCTCCGTGCCCCCAATACCAGCGGCAGAGCCCCCTCCCCATCTCCCCCCTCCGTGTGCCGCCCCCTCCCGCCATCCCCAAATTCCACCTGAGACCCTCAACCCCTGTCCCCTCCACTCCCCTCGAGCCTCTTCTCCCTTCCAGCTCCCCGAAACATCCTCTAAATCCTGTCCCCCGTGCTGGATCCTCTCCTGGCGGCCATGGGGGGATAGGGGTGAGGCCTTTCTCTCTGCAGCCCCCCAAATAAATCCCCCCATCTCTTTTCAGCCCTTCTCCGATGTGGGGTCCCCTCCTGGTGGCTGCAGGGGGATTGGGGAGGAaccttttctctctgcagcccCCCAAATAAATCATCCCCCCATCTCTTTTCAGCCATTCTCCGATGCAGGGTCCCCTCCTGGCAGCTGTGGGGGGACTGGGGAGAaaccttttctctttgcagcCCCCCAAATAAATCCCCTAATTTCTTTTCAGCCCTTCTCCAATGCGGGGTCCCCTCCTGGCGGCCGCCGGCGGGGCCATGGGGGGCGCGGGGGGACCCCTGGCCCGCGCCATCCGCGCCAAGCTGACGGCGGCGCTGCAGCCCACGCACCTGGAGGTTCGGGACGACTCCCCCCGTCACGGGGTGCCCCCCGGCGCCGAGACTCATTTCGGGGTGCTGGTGGTGAGCGAGAGCTTCTCGgggctccccctgctccagcgGCACCGCCTGGTTCACGAGGCGCTGCGGGAGGAGCTGGCCGGACCCCTGCACGCCCTGCAGGTCACCGCCCGCACCCCCCAGCAGTGGCAGCGAgacccccgcgccccccccgcgccccctTGCCTGGGGGGCTCCAAGAGGGACAAACGccgagggaaggaggaggaggaggaggaggaggaggaagggcgGCAGTGAGAGCGCCAGGAGCACCCCCAAAACAACGCCGAGctcccgggaccccccccccccccaaccccggTGTCAGGAGCGTGGAGGTGGGAGGGGGTAAAAGGAATGGGGGTGAcgcccaccaccccccccctgcacccccacagcacccccagaccctccagcacccccagcctgtgtaggggggatttttgggggcgTCCCTCCCCCATTTAATGTCCGAATCCATTTAAATAAACGTGTTCTAACGAGGGGAAGGGGCTGAGTCTGGAGAACCTTTGGTGGggtggggggattttggggtagttttgtgcttttttggggggatttttttttttttttttttcttttttttctttttttttccgttttaattaatttacaaACACCTGAAACTACAGCACGGCACGACAGAGCTacaggggtgggggggggccCGGAGTggggggaccccccccccccaaaaggaCCAGCTACACCAAGGAGGGGACAAAGCACACGGGGGCTGCTTGGAATGGGAgggggctgccctggggggGCTCTGACCCACCCTGCCCAACCCTCATCAACTTGGGGGGCAGAACATGGGGGAACCCTCCCCAAAATCGCAGGTTTTGAGCCCCCTGAACCCCAATTTCTTTAGAGGAGGGCACAGCACTGGGGAACCCCTTGTACCccgatttttttttcctattttttttttggggggggggcggtggggGGTTTAGGGGCTGTTTGTGCTTCGCAAACCGCTGGTGGTTTTTGGGCTCGGGGGAGGTAAAAGGGGGGAATGTTGTGGTGGGGGGGTGAAAAGGGGACGTGGGAAttagggggggggaaaaaggggctgggaggaggaaaagagggtgaacccccccccccccgtcaCCCACACCAGCCTCCCTCTAATTGGGGAAATCCTTTAAAAATCGGTTAAAAATCACTAACTGGCAGTTTTGGGGgtgtcccccccccccggcTGCTGCGCCCCAAATGAGACcaagggctggggctgtggaggAGGGGGGAGCTGTGCTTTGCACCCTGAAATTCGGGCACCCAAAAGTGGGGTCCTCCTGGGGGCAGCGGGGCGTGTGctttaagggggggggggggcacccTAAAATTCTCAGGGGATTCTGCACCCCCAGCTGTCCTGTGCCCTCCTGAggcaccccaaaatccacacccccccaaaatccGTGGGGGTTCAGGGGACTCTGCTGGGTGCCCTCTATAgggatggggaaactgaggcacggggcGTGGACACgacttcatcctcctcctcctcggctcggcagggatttgggggacGCACAGAGATAAGGGGGTTCAGAGGGCTTGGGTCACACCCCCCCCCTCGATGCCAGGGCCCCCCAAAATCCGGTCCCACAGCCCCCAGGAATGAGCAGCAACTCAcatggagggaggagggggggggcgaCACCAAGAAAAGAAATCGGGGGGCGAGCTAAGGGGGGGGTTCAGGGATGAATTTTGGGGACCGGGGAGGGGTTTGAGGCCTCggagaggttttgggggtaCAGAGGAAGGCctggaaggggaaaggagagggttCCAAGTGCAAATGAAAAAGATCCCAAATGCTCCAAGAAGACGTTTCACAGTGTCTAACGCGACTAATCCCGGGGgggggggcacggggagggaggggcgggagaacgctggatttttggggaggggtttggggggggtcgggtccctctcccccagcaccccccGATCACTGCAGGACCTGCCCCCGTGTCTCGGGCAGTTTGAGGGCCAGCGAGCTGCCGAGGGCCAGCGCGGCCGAGGCGAAGAGGATGGGCACGGCCTTGGTGATGCCCACGAAGGACGTGAAGATGCTGATGCCCAGCACGGCCGCCAACTTGCACAGGGCGTTCAGGAACCCGAACGCCGTCGTCCTGGGGAGGGCGGAGAGGGTTGGGTACCCCCAAAAAGGGAGGGGGTGGGCACCCGGCAAAGGGGCTGGTGGTGCCCCCCGAAACGGGCGGCTGGAGGCGCGGAATGGGCGAAATGGGGACTGGGGACCTTTAAATGGGCATCCGGCTGCCCGAAATGAGCAccccggcaggcagggctggcaggggagcGGGCACCCAGCAGCTGGTGACCCACAGCTGGCACCCGGCACCCCCAGGACCTGCAGGCAGCGGGTGGTGCCTCAGGCCTGGCGGGCAGCGTCCGGAATTTCCCACCCGGGAGTCCACAGGCGTCACCCAGAACACAAACTGTCCCAGCTGGCACCCAAAATATCGCTGCTGGCACCCAAAACCTCCCCCTGGCACCCAAAACCTCCCACCCAGTGCCCAAAACCTCCCACCCAGTGCCCAAAACCTCTCACCTGatccccaaaacctccccctGGTACCCAAAATATCGCTCCCGGCACCCAAAACCTTCCACATGGAGCCCAAAATATTGCTCCTGGCACCCAAAGTATTGATCCCGGCACCCAAAACCTTCCACCTGGCACCCGAATATTGCTCCTGACTCCCAAAACCTCCCCCTGGTACCCAAAGTATTGCTCCCAGCACCCAAAACCTTCCACATGACACCCAAAATGTTGCTCCTGGGACCCAAAAACCTCCCACCTGACACCCAAAAACCTCCACACCCCTGGCTCCCAGCCCCTAAATCCTCCCAACCTCCACACCTGGCACCCAAAATACTGCTCCTGGCACCCAAAAACCTCCAACCCTGGCACCCAAAATACTGCTCCTGGCACCCAAACTCTCCCACCTGGCACCCAAAACCTCCCACCCAGCGCCCAAAACCTCCCACCTGACCCCCAAAATATTGCTCCTGGCACCCAAAACCTCCCACGACACCCAAAACCTCCCCCTGGCACCCAAAATATTGCCCTTAGCACCCAAAACCTCCCACCTGGCACCCAAAAACCTCCACAACCCTGGCACCCAGCCCCTAAATCCTCCCACCCGGCACCCAAAATCTCTACACCTGGCACCCAAAATATTGCTCCTGGCACCCAAAACCTCCCAACTGACACCCAAAATATCGCTTCTGGCACCCAAAACCTCCCACCTGGCACCCAAAACCTCCCACCCAGCGCCCAAAACCTCCCACCTGACCCCCAAAATATTGCTCCTGGCACCCAAAATATTGCCCTTAGCACCCAAAACCTCCCACCcggcaccccaaaacctcccacccggcaccccaaaacctcccaccctgcaccccaaaccccccgtTGCCGGCGCCCACCTCTTGTCCGAGGGGTACAGCTCCACGGTGAGCACGTCGAGCGCGTTCCAGGAGGCGATGCTGACCCCCCCGAAGAGGCAGAGCAGCGCGATCATGGCCGACTCGCTGTTCCCGAAGGACAGGAAGAAGCAGCTGACGCAGGACATGACGCTGGAGCCGGCTGCGGGGGACACACGGGCGCGTCAGAGCGCGGGGAAACCGAGGCAGGAGCTGCGACAGTCCCgaaaagggagaaggggagggacGGGGAAGTCCCCAAGAGATGGAGGTGATCGGGAAGGTCCCCAAAAAGTGATGGTGGTGGAGTAACCCAGCAAAAGGACAAGAAGATCAAAATCCTGACCCCTCCaggacccccccaaacccaaccacCCCGCCCGTGGCCCACCCAGCATGCGCAGGCGGCCGATCTTGTCCATGAGCAGGGCCGAGACGATGTTCCCGGGGAGCACGGCCAGGGTGCCCAGGAAGCTGACAAAGTAGATCATGTAGGCGTTGTTGTCGTCGCTGAAGTCCAGCTGGCAGCCCTCCTTGTTGTGCAGGAACGTGCTGTTCACCACCCGGCTGTTGATGAACTTGTACTCGAAGAGATCTGCGGCGGGGTGGGAGAGCGGGCGGTGGGCTCAGCGCGGCCCCCGACCTGGCCTCCAGCGCCCCGGGGGGGTCAGTGACAGCTCCACCGACCCCTTGGGGACCACCCTGGTGGGTCGGTCACACCTCCACCACCATCGTAGGTCAACCACAGCTCCACCACCACGGTGGGTCAGTCACACCTGCACCAACCCCTTGGGGACCACTTTGGTGGGTCAGTCACACCTGCACCACTTTGGTGGGTCAATCACAGCTCCATCACCATGGTGGGTCAATCAACACCTCCACCACCCTCTTGGAGACCACCCTGGTGGGTCAGTCACACCTGCACCAACCCCTTGGGGACCACTTTGGTGGGTCAATCACACCTCCACCACTTTGGTGGGTCAATCACAGCTCCATCACCATGGTGGGTCAATCAACACCTCCACCACCCTCTTGGAGACCACCATGGTGGGTCAGTCACACCTGCACCAACCCCTTGGGGACCACTTTGGTGGGTCAATCACACCTCCACCACCATGGTAGGTCAATCACAGCTCCACCACCACGGTGGGTCAGTGACACCTCCACCACCCCCTTGGGGACCACCCCTGGTGGGTCAATCACACTTTCCTCCATGGTGGGTCAGTCACACCTCCACCACCTTCTTGGGGACCACTTTGGTGGGTCAATCACAGCTCCACCATCATGGTGGGTAAATCACACCTCCTCCATGGTGGGTCAATCAGAGCTCCACCACCCTCTAGGAGACCACCCTGGTGGGTCACACTACCTCTACCACCCCAATTCCATCATGCCGCTGTCGGGACTTTCCTGACCCTCCTCCAACCTGGTGGCTTCACCTCCCTCTCCAACAAAACCTTGGGGGCCACCCTGGTGGGTCACCCCCTCCGTCCGTctgtccctccatccatccctccctccatccatccctccacccctccatccatccatccgtccatccctccatccatccctccatccatccatccatccctccatccctccatccctccatccctccatccatccatccatccctccatccatccatccctccctccatccgtccatccgtccatccctccctccatccatccatccatccgtccatccgtccatccctccacccctccatccatccatccatccctccctccatccatccctccacccctccatccatccatccgtccatccctccatccatccctccatccatccctccatccctccatccctccatccctccatccctccatccatccatccctccctccatccgtccatccgtccatccctccctccatccatccatccgtccatccgtccatccctccacccctccatccatccatccgtccatccctccacccctccatccatccatccatccctccctccatccatccatccatccctccatccgtccatccctccctccatccatccctccctccatccatccctccctccatccatccatccatccatccatccctccctccatccatccgtccatccatccatccatccctccatccatccatccctccctccatccgtccatccgtccatccatccctccatccatccatccatccatccatccgtcaatccctccatcatccatccctccatccatccatccatccatccatccgtccacccctccacccctccatccatcccacgGGGATCCCACCATCCCCACCCGTGTTGTAGAAGACGGTGGAGATGAAGGTGCAGTTCTTGAAGAAGGTGTTGCTGGAAGTGATGTCCTCGAAGTAACACTCCTCGAAGAGCGAGTCCTCGAACGTCACCGACTTCATCTTCAGCCCGATGAACCTGAGCcggggggggagagggagggagaccCCAGATGCCCCCCAAATCTGCCCTGGGCAGCGCCGGGCTGAGCGACGCCGGGCTCGGCCTCCCCTCACTCACTTGTCGTTGAAATACTCCCCGCCACGGTGCACTTGGTTCTCCAGGGTGAAGTTGAAGGTGAAGTGCCGAACCTTCTCGCGGGTGAAGAGCTTGGTGCGCGACGCGTACTCGATGCTCTGCAGGTGCTTGATCATGTCCGGGAACCACACGGTGAGCCCGTAGTAGCTGCGGAGACGGCGGTGAGCGGGAGCCAGGCGCGCGGCGCTCCCGGGGCTGCGCCAGGGCTCCCGGCCCGGAGCTCCCGATGCCGGCCTGTGCTATCCCAGCGGCACCAATCCCAGTGCTATCCCAGTGACATCCCAGTGACATCCCAGTGACATCCCAGTGCTATCCCAGTGACATCTCAGTGACATCCCAGTGCTATCCCAGTGACATCAGTTCCTAGTGATATCCCAGTGATATCTCAGCGATA
This genomic stretch from Hirundo rustica isolate bHirRus1 chromosome 29, bHirRus1.pri.v3, whole genome shotgun sequence harbors:
- the BOLA1 gene encoding bolA-like protein 1, yielding MRGPLLAAAGGAMGGAGGPLARAIRAKLTAALQPTHLEVRDDSPRHGVPPGAETHFGVLVVSESFSGLPLLQRHRLVHEALREELAGPLHALQVTARTPQQWQRDPRAPPAPPCLGGSKRDKRRGKEEEEEEEEEGRQ